The following proteins are co-located in the Echinicola sp. 20G genome:
- a CDS encoding glycoside hydrolase family 2 TIM barrel-domain containing protein has product MKSFFTTALCVMALVHNTFAQEKKADPIFENPNVQEENRLPMRSSYFPFENEQLAEANDKAASERFLDLNGTWKFFWTDHYEKLPEDFETIGFDDQAWDDFKVPANWEFNGYGTPIYVNHPFEFAVKNPNPPYIENKDNPAGVYRRTISLPTAWENEQVFIHLGAVKSAFRLYVNGEYVGLGEDSKLESEYELTDYVKSGDNLITIEVRRWHDGSYLEAQDFWRISGIERDVYLYSRPKVHFYDLFVKSPLVNNYRDGKLNVTVDLWNRTEEQQGENTVTAKLFDPQGNLIFEKSQKTVGLKRVLGKTVLNFAAEIPSVLAWSAEIPTLYELELILADESGDTKEVIRQNVGFRTYEIVANQFLVNGKPVLFKGVNRHESHPETHHVMTREQMETDVRIMKELNMNAVRLSHYPNDPYWYELCDKYGFYVIDEANIESHGMYYSPEKSLGNAPEWLNAHMLRIKRMIFRDKNHPSVVAWSMGNEAGNGYNFYKAYEWIKAYDPSRPVQYERSTFEWNTDIIVPQYPHPKTMERYAESNPPRPYIMSEYAHAMGNSMGNFKEYWEVIKKYPMLQGGYIWDWVDQGIYLEKDGKTVFGYGGDWGPEGTPSDNNFLINGVIMPDRRWNPHAYEVRRAHQDVSFKLTKEDKLEIFNEYFFRDIANYEFEAILLKDGVEVKRAKVGSFGLAPRQKSVVELPFELVRDEAAEYRLQIEGKIIEEEGRMSPGTLLAEAEFGLTEPVLTTFSPETAEVEVSEEGNTLSIKNKLFSVNFDKTTGQFHDYKVKNKELIIDGPSLSLFRPLVDNDFGGGRGQKLDYLHGNVTKLKSISHKKATDGAYQVTVLYDVLGGDASFTQVYSFSNDGKIKVDNDFKAIKGEHDYLLKLGTDLKLPGELDHFKWYGRGPWESYVDRKFSAQVGLYEGSVMEQYHPYVRPQESGNKTDVRWATVRKEGKEGVRILAVDHLLNVSALPYGIDQLYPGKEKQNIHSGELEPNGFTNLHVDLIQTGVAGINSWGSIALEEYRVPFADHSYSYIIAPVQK; this is encoded by the coding sequence ATGAAGTCCTTTTTTACCACAGCTTTGTGCGTAATGGCGCTAGTGCATAACACTTTTGCACAGGAAAAAAAAGCTGACCCCATATTCGAAAATCCTAATGTTCAGGAGGAGAATAGGCTCCCCATGAGATCTTCTTATTTTCCTTTTGAAAATGAGCAATTAGCAGAGGCTAATGATAAGGCGGCATCTGAGAGATTTTTAGACCTGAATGGAACCTGGAAGTTCTTTTGGACAGATCATTATGAAAAATTGCCTGAAGATTTTGAGACAATTGGTTTTGATGATCAGGCTTGGGACGATTTTAAAGTACCAGCCAACTGGGAGTTTAATGGTTATGGTACTCCGATTTACGTAAACCATCCGTTTGAATTTGCAGTCAAAAACCCAAATCCCCCTTATATAGAAAACAAGGATAATCCTGCAGGTGTATACCGAAGAACAATTTCTTTACCAACTGCTTGGGAGAATGAGCAGGTTTTTATCCATTTGGGAGCGGTAAAGTCAGCTTTTAGACTTTATGTAAATGGTGAGTACGTAGGCCTTGGGGAAGACAGTAAGCTGGAGTCCGAATATGAACTTACCGATTATGTAAAATCAGGTGACAACTTGATCACGATCGAAGTAAGAAGATGGCATGATGGTTCTTATCTGGAGGCGCAGGACTTTTGGAGGATTTCTGGTATTGAGCGTGATGTTTATTTGTACAGCAGACCAAAGGTGCATTTCTATGATCTTTTTGTGAAGAGTCCTTTGGTGAATAACTATAGAGATGGAAAGCTAAATGTGACCGTTGATCTGTGGAACAGGACAGAAGAGCAGCAGGGTGAGAACACGGTAACTGCCAAGCTTTTTGACCCTCAGGGTAATTTGATTTTCGAAAAGTCTCAAAAGACAGTTGGGCTGAAAAGGGTGTTAGGAAAGACTGTTTTGAATTTTGCGGCAGAAATCCCAAGTGTGTTAGCATGGTCTGCCGAAATCCCTACTTTATATGAATTGGAATTGATTTTGGCTGATGAGTCTGGAGATACAAAGGAAGTGATTCGCCAGAATGTAGGTTTTAGAACCTATGAAATCGTAGCCAATCAGTTTTTGGTGAATGGAAAACCAGTATTGTTTAAAGGGGTGAACAGACACGAGTCTCATCCTGAGACGCACCACGTCATGACACGTGAGCAAATGGAAACAGATGTGCGCATCATGAAGGAGTTGAACATGAATGCGGTGAGACTTTCCCACTATCCAAATGATCCTTACTGGTATGAGCTATGTGATAAATATGGTTTTTATGTGATAGATGAGGCAAATATTGAGTCACATGGAATGTACTATAGCCCGGAAAAATCTTTGGGTAATGCCCCAGAATGGCTAAATGCTCATATGTTGAGAATCAAGAGAATGATTTTCAGAGATAAAAACCATCCATCGGTAGTAGCTTGGAGTATGGGGAATGAAGCTGGAAATGGTTACAATTTCTACAAAGCTTATGAGTGGATCAAGGCATATGATCCTTCCCGTCCGGTTCAGTATGAAAGATCTACTTTTGAATGGAATACAGACATTATCGTACCACAATATCCGCATCCAAAAACAATGGAGAGGTATGCAGAGAGTAATCCTCCAAGACCATATATTATGAGTGAATATGCCCATGCCATGGGAAATAGTATGGGGAACTTCAAGGAGTATTGGGAAGTGATTAAAAAGTACCCTATGCTCCAGGGAGGTTATATCTGGGACTGGGTGGACCAAGGTATATATCTCGAAAAAGATGGTAAGACAGTGTTTGGTTATGGTGGAGACTGGGGTCCAGAAGGAACTCCTAGTGACAACAACTTCTTGATCAATGGTGTGATCATGCCTGATAGAAGATGGAATCCTCATGCTTATGAAGTAAGAAGGGCCCATCAGGATGTTTCTTTCAAACTGACCAAAGAAGATAAACTGGAAATTTTTAATGAGTACTTCTTCCGTGATATCGCTAACTATGAATTTGAAGCGATTTTACTGAAAGATGGAGTAGAAGTGAAAAGAGCAAAGGTGGGTTCTTTTGGTCTTGCTCCAAGACAGAAGTCTGTTGTGGAATTGCCTTTTGAGCTTGTAAGAGATGAGGCTGCTGAGTATAGACTTCAGATTGAAGGCAAAATTATTGAAGAGGAAGGGAGAATGTCTCCAGGTACCTTGTTAGCTGAAGCTGAGTTTGGACTGACAGAACCTGTTTTAACGACTTTTTCTCCAGAAACAGCTGAAGTAGAAGTGTCAGAAGAAGGAAATACATTAAGCATTAAAAACAAACTGTTCTCCGTCAACTTTGATAAGACAACAGGCCAGTTCCATGATTATAAAGTGAAAAATAAGGAACTGATCATTGATGGTCCTTCTTTGTCTTTGTTTAGACCATTGGTAGACAATGACTTTGGTGGCGGTCGTGGTCAGAAGTTAGATTACTTGCATGGGAATGTGACTAAGCTGAAAAGTATATCTCACAAAAAAGCAACTGATGGTGCCTATCAGGTGACAGTATTGTATGATGTGCTAGGTGGAGATGCCTCTTTTACACAAGTATATAGTTTCTCCAATGATGGCAAGATCAAAGTAGATAATGATTTTAAAGCGATCAAGGGAGAACATGATTATCTTCTCAAGTTAGGAACGGATTTGAAATTGCCAGGTGAATTGGATCATTTCAAATGGTATGGAAGAGGTCCTTGGGAAAGTTATGTTGACCGTAAGTTCAGTGCTCAGGTGGGATTGTATGAAGGAAGTGTCATGGAACAATACCACCCTTACGTTAGGCCTCAGGAATCAGGAAACAAGACTGACGTTCGCTGGGCTACAGTAAGAAAAGAAGGTAAAGAAGGGGTAAGGATTTTAGCTGTTGATCATTTACTAAATGTAAGTGCACTACCTTATGGTATTGATCAGCTTTACCCAGGCAAAGAAAAGCAGAATATTCATAGCGGTGAGTTGGAGCCAAATGGCTTTACGAATTTGCATGTGGACCTGATCCAAACAGGTGTGGCTGGCATTAATAGCTGGGGTTCCATTGCTTTAGAAGAGTATAGGGTTCCATTTGCAGACCATTCCTATAGCTATATCATTGCGCCTGTTCAAAAATAA
- a CDS encoding RagB/SusD family nutrient uptake outer membrane protein, translating into MKKIKNIVLGLSLLGMTASCVESTLDKTPELAFSEDNAFANFQVTQTYAFGFYTIFPGFDLSVPNSEWDGDLMMHNNSNQGSSWIWGRQIIPTTSGIWDFSFVRRVNIMLQNLDASDMSEAEKNHWRAVGYFFRAYDYYDKIAAYGDVPWIDRVLTDDDELLYAPRTPRAEVAQHILDDLLFAEENIMEPGTNGIPSNSISSDVVRAMISRFGLFEGTWRKYHGLQGAEAFLRASADAGEVLIANNPTLHSNYNELFNSADLAGVPGVLLYKSYENGVLTHVLTSRHRNSAGNWDITKRGADSYLMKDGQTRWNSDLFETDRDPYAEFRNRDLRMLYTITPPFRVKPVSGNRLAWDYSDDPKDREYIDFMQGISDATQKQLPSRNHAGYILRVSPHFRDFNEGDPYNVSRTGYKLFKYYNRLHDIQNNDFNDAPIFRMGEVMVNYAEAKWELGEFDQTVADATINMLRERGEVAPMEISAVGAEFDPTRDPEVDPILWEIRRERGIELMAEGYRFNDLRRWKKMDYTNDPKLGRWIVGADVNNRIPIQGGAAEGYIQFFPGTPPAWEDYQYLYPVPSQEIALNPNLEQNPGWE; encoded by the coding sequence ATGAAAAAGATAAAAAATATAGTCTTAGGCCTTTCATTATTAGGGATGACAGCAAGTTGTGTGGAGAGCACTTTAGATAAAACTCCCGAATTGGCCTTTTCAGAAGATAATGCTTTTGCTAACTTTCAAGTAACGCAAACTTACGCATTTGGTTTCTATACCATATTTCCCGGTTTTGACCTGAGCGTTCCAAATAGTGAATGGGATGGAGACCTGATGATGCATAATAATAGCAATCAAGGTTCAAGTTGGATTTGGGGGAGACAAATCATTCCTACTACGTCTGGAATTTGGGATTTTTCCTTTGTAAGAAGAGTGAATATTATGCTTCAAAACTTAGATGCTTCAGATATGTCTGAAGCTGAAAAGAACCACTGGAGAGCAGTTGGCTATTTCTTTAGGGCTTATGATTACTATGACAAGATTGCAGCATATGGGGATGTGCCATGGATAGATAGGGTTTTGACTGATGATGATGAATTGCTTTATGCTCCAAGGACCCCAAGGGCTGAAGTGGCTCAGCATATACTTGATGACTTGTTATTCGCTGAGGAAAACATCATGGAACCAGGTACCAATGGTATTCCATCAAATTCGATCAGTAGTGATGTGGTAAGGGCCATGATTTCCAGATTTGGTTTGTTTGAAGGGACTTGGAGAAAATATCATGGTCTTCAAGGAGCTGAAGCTTTTCTTAGAGCAAGTGCAGATGCTGGTGAAGTGTTGATAGCCAATAATCCCACATTGCACTCTAATTATAATGAGCTTTTTAATAGTGCAGATTTGGCAGGAGTTCCTGGTGTCTTGTTGTATAAAAGTTATGAGAACGGAGTTTTGACACATGTACTTACTTCTAGACATAGGAACTCAGCTGGTAATTGGGATATAACAAAAAGAGGTGCCGACTCTTACTTGATGAAAGATGGACAAACTCGCTGGAATAGCGATTTATTTGAAACGGATAGAGATCCTTATGCAGAGTTTAGAAATAGGGATTTAAGAATGCTTTATACTATCACGCCTCCTTTCAGGGTGAAGCCGGTATCTGGTAATCGCTTGGCTTGGGACTATTCTGATGATCCAAAAGACCGTGAATATATTGACTTTATGCAAGGAATAAGTGATGCTACTCAAAAGCAATTACCAAGTAGAAATCATGCTGGTTATATTTTGAGGGTTTCTCCACATTTCAGGGACTTTAATGAGGGTGATCCCTATAATGTTTCAAGAACAGGTTACAAATTATTTAAATACTATAACAGGCTTCATGATATTCAGAATAATGATTTCAATGATGCCCCTATTTTCAGAATGGGAGAAGTAATGGTGAATTATGCCGAAGCTAAATGGGAACTGGGTGAATTTGACCAAACTGTTGCAGATGCTACCATCAATATGTTGAGGGAACGAGGTGAAGTAGCACCTATGGAGATTTCAGCGGTTGGCGCTGAATTTGATCCAACAAGGGATCCAGAAGTGGACCCGATACTTTGGGAGATAAGAAGAGAAAGAGGAATTGAGTTAATGGCGGAAGGATATAGGTTCAATGACTTGAGAAGATGGAAGAAAATGGACTATACCAACGATCCTAAATTAGGTAGATGGATTGTAGGAGCTGATGTAAATAATCGTATCCCAATCCAAGGAGGAGCTGCTGAAGGTTATATCCAGTTTTTTCCTGGAACCCCACCAGCTTGGGAAGATTATCAATATCTTTACCCAGTACCATCTCAGGAAATAGCTCTGAATCCTAATTTGGAACAAAACCCCGGTTGGGAATAG
- a CDS encoding PQQ-binding-like beta-propeller repeat protein, with translation MTRALSLAFLVLISFSCSKSAQDSTYWPQPAGPNGDWVVETDEQVPESFSVTTGENILWKTPLPEGGQSGIAVWEDRIFLSVMKPVAAVNEKSDLLGADILALCVDAKDGKVLWEKELSGSVKSEYMYGFSDSSTPGPVTDGEYVWFYNASGNLSCYDFEGNRQWERTWKPVEELDGVHFPFNKQFEPIVHGDVVLNMEPYWEKGGDRVYGWNYIYAIDKHTGKVKWISEDGLTHYNTPQYGCMKDGTPAVLIGRGGHHGVPESPKGYSMVDLKEGKRLWQYQTAEGMALYNATWNEDQAIWYTESENEIHVLNSQNGKLEKKISLVDNVDVRLWNSEKKQYDLFENIDMDEKLNPVVFPAWYSNIKVGEKLFFMCFKKGNYRDNIGPDYSFGKVDLQTGKVEYLQVPVQVSHERGTKNYLWNQDLKTQTNNVRGLDVAHDKRSQRDGWHWNFNGNPICVNNKVFFTTMLGVVYCVRTDTEYFDKRALVSVNDLGPFGETWSVNTPSFANGKLYHRTLKELICIEAIHK, from the coding sequence ATGACTAGAGCACTTTCATTAGCCTTCCTTGTTTTAATTAGCTTTTCCTGTTCTAAAAGTGCTCAAGATAGTACTTATTGGCCTCAGCCGGCGGGTCCAAATGGGGATTGGGTTGTGGAGACTGATGAACAAGTTCCAGAAAGTTTTAGTGTGACTACTGGCGAAAACATCCTTTGGAAGACTCCTTTGCCTGAAGGGGGACAAAGTGGGATTGCAGTATGGGAAGATCGAATTTTTCTTTCGGTGATGAAGCCAGTTGCTGCTGTCAACGAAAAAAGTGATTTGTTGGGAGCTGATATTTTGGCCTTATGTGTGGATGCTAAAGATGGGAAGGTTTTATGGGAAAAGGAGCTGAGTGGAAGTGTGAAAAGTGAATATATGTATGGGTTTTCTGATTCCAGCACGCCAGGGCCCGTGACAGATGGGGAATATGTTTGGTTTTACAATGCCAGTGGCAACCTCAGCTGTTATGATTTTGAAGGAAATAGACAATGGGAAAGGACTTGGAAGCCTGTAGAAGAGCTGGATGGAGTTCATTTTCCTTTCAACAAACAGTTTGAGCCAATTGTCCATGGCGATGTAGTTTTGAATATGGAACCTTATTGGGAGAAGGGTGGCGACCGTGTTTATGGTTGGAATTATATTTATGCCATTGACAAGCATACTGGGAAAGTAAAATGGATTTCTGAAGATGGATTGACGCATTATAATACTCCCCAATATGGTTGTATGAAGGATGGAACTCCGGCCGTTTTGATAGGGCGTGGAGGACATCATGGTGTCCCAGAGTCGCCTAAAGGGTATTCAATGGTTGATCTTAAAGAGGGCAAACGGTTATGGCAATATCAAACTGCTGAAGGTATGGCCCTTTACAATGCTACTTGGAATGAGGATCAGGCCATCTGGTATACCGAAAGTGAGAATGAAATCCATGTTTTAAATTCCCAGAATGGAAAGTTGGAAAAGAAAATATCTCTGGTGGATAATGTCGATGTTAGGTTGTGGAATTCAGAAAAGAAGCAATATGATTTGTTTGAAAATATTGACATGGATGAGAAGTTAAACCCAGTGGTTTTTCCAGCATGGTATTCCAATATTAAAGTGGGTGAAAAGCTTTTTTTTATGTGTTTTAAAAAAGGAAACTATAGAGACAATATTGGGCCTGATTATTCTTTTGGAAAAGTGGATTTGCAAACAGGCAAGGTGGAGTATCTCCAAGTTCCTGTTCAGGTCAGTCATGAAAGAGGTACGAAAAATTATCTTTGGAATCAAGATTTGAAGACCCAAACCAACAATGTTAGAGGGCTTGATGTAGCTCATGATAAAAGGTCTCAAAGGGATGGGTGGCATTGGAATTTTAATGGAAATCCTATTTGCGTTAACAATAAGGTGTTTTTTACAACAATGTTGGGGGTTGTTTATTGTGTGCGCACAGATACAGAATATTTTGATAAGCGTGCTTTGGTTAGTGTAAATGACCTTGGCCCATTTGGGGAGACTTGGTCTGTCAATACGCCTTCATTTGCTAATGGAAAGTTGTACCATAGGACTTTAAAGGAGCTTATCTGTATTGAAGCAATTCATAAATAG
- a CDS encoding TonB-dependent receptor, whose amino-acid sequence MSTKYAICGCLIMILAMSSLAAVSASAQAKDIEEVMIELSTSETSLKRLFDKIEQKTDFSFFFTDKGVDLKLKVQLSKEEASVEEYLREISIQSDLRFRQVNETISVSRIQREESLILTNEVRDKEVSGTITSENEPQGIPGVNVLLKGTTRGTVTDIDGKYTLSVPEEGAVLVFSSIGYVSQEVTVGARTIVNVVMEEEVSALNEVVVVGFGSKEREDITGAVTTVKMDKVLGDRPVTDAAKALQGSVPGLQITYGSGQPGSGTSINIRGFESINGGAPLVLVDNVPMNLDDVNPRDIESVNVLKDASAASIYGAEAAFGVILITTKSGGKNQPLKLEYSNNFGFTRPSTLPEKASPLEFTTALKDWGQQTYWTGQDVDTWIGYVNEYNANPGAYPDGYITDDNGLRYYVRENDLYGEFLGTSGFEQIHNLSVTGGSEKTTYRASLGYNDEDGIMVTDKDSYTRYNVNLNLTTQITPKLSTTFNSFYKNGLRTGPVSGDWSSMYYSAINFHSATPIGEGVIDGEQLPFATPANLIKLSPMRENYDELIRFFGRASLKPVEGMELNAEYTFEKKRTEVQDPSYTPTMINPATLAVSPYQASQSSYFTNSWKRNYHAVNLYGKYDKQLGDNDFHFMLGMNQQVSVAESFSASRQMLISPDNPGLSTSTGVINVNDSYTDYGIIGFFGRVDYALKDRYLLELNGRYDGSSRFPEGDRFGFFPSVAAAWKVSSEPFMAGIAQSITNLKLRASWGEIGNQAIQDTWGNYPYLPTMSTYNAAWIDVDAGTRAVSLSAPDLVSASYTWERVRTLNLGVDFGLFDNKLYTAFDWYNRQTLDMLAPGSQLPNVLGASAPLQNVADLKTVGWELDIKWRENHGAFDYSLGFNLYDNSTEITKFKNEAGLLSQYYVGRMAGEIWGFTTDGYYTVDDFVEGSLDANLMNGQLVEGVPAYNGVNPNPGDVKYADLNGDGEIFTGNSTLSDPGDRSIIGNNTRRFEFGLNGSASYKNFDFSLFIRGIGKRDLWISNPVVFPYTFEFTTIYKHQLDYWTPENTDAFYPRNYPNGGGNYGGNLRTQTKYLSNGAYLRVQNITLGYSFDRDLLDKLRINRLRLYVSGENLFNFDHLPDGLNAELTNVSQGGNYPFIKKVSVGLNVTL is encoded by the coding sequence ATGTCAACAAAGTATGCTATTTGTGGCTGCTTGATCATGATTTTAGCTATGTCTTCCTTGGCTGCAGTTTCTGCTAGTGCGCAAGCGAAAGACATAGAAGAAGTGATGATTGAGCTCAGTACTTCCGAAACATCGTTGAAACGATTGTTTGATAAAATTGAGCAAAAGACCGATTTCAGCTTCTTCTTTACAGATAAAGGAGTGGATTTGAAATTGAAAGTGCAGCTGAGCAAAGAAGAAGCCTCAGTAGAGGAATACCTTAGAGAAATATCCATTCAGTCAGACTTAAGGTTCAGACAAGTAAATGAAACAATTAGTGTAAGTCGGATCCAAAGAGAGGAGTCATTGATTTTGACTAATGAAGTTAGGGACAAGGAAGTGTCAGGAACAATTACCTCAGAAAATGAACCGCAGGGAATACCAGGGGTTAATGTATTACTAAAAGGTACAACTAGAGGGACTGTTACTGATATAGATGGGAAATACACACTTAGTGTGCCTGAAGAAGGGGCTGTATTGGTTTTTTCTTCAATTGGATATGTTTCCCAAGAAGTCACTGTAGGAGCCAGGACCATTGTTAATGTAGTGATGGAAGAAGAAGTGTCTGCTCTCAATGAGGTTGTAGTAGTAGGCTTTGGCTCAAAAGAGCGTGAGGACATTACTGGTGCTGTAACTACGGTGAAGATGGATAAAGTATTAGGGGATCGACCAGTAACTGATGCGGCTAAAGCCCTTCAAGGGTCAGTGCCAGGGCTTCAGATTACATATGGAAGCGGTCAGCCAGGATCAGGAACATCTATTAATATCAGAGGGTTTGAATCAATTAATGGTGGTGCTCCATTGGTATTAGTAGATAATGTTCCAATGAATTTGGATGATGTAAACCCTCGAGATATTGAAAGTGTCAATGTGTTGAAGGACGCTTCAGCGGCTTCAATATATGGTGCAGAAGCTGCTTTTGGGGTGATTTTGATCACTACTAAATCTGGAGGCAAAAATCAACCTTTGAAATTGGAATATTCCAATAATTTTGGTTTTACCAGGCCAAGTACCCTGCCTGAAAAAGCTTCCCCTCTGGAATTTACTACAGCCCTTAAAGATTGGGGCCAGCAGACCTATTGGACAGGCCAAGATGTGGATACATGGATTGGTTACGTAAATGAGTACAACGCTAACCCAGGTGCTTATCCAGATGGGTATATTACGGATGATAACGGTCTTAGGTATTACGTACGAGAAAATGATCTGTATGGGGAGTTTTTAGGTACGAGTGGTTTTGAACAAATTCACAATTTGTCAGTGACAGGAGGGTCTGAAAAGACCACTTACAGAGCTTCATTAGGTTATAATGATGAAGACGGAATTATGGTGACTGATAAGGATAGTTATACGCGTTATAATGTTAACCTTAACTTGACCACACAAATTACTCCAAAACTAAGCACAACTTTCAACTCTTTCTACAAGAATGGTCTTCGTACTGGTCCGGTTAGTGGAGATTGGAGTAGCATGTATTACAGTGCCATCAATTTCCATTCGGCCACTCCAATCGGTGAAGGAGTTATCGATGGTGAACAACTTCCTTTTGCGACTCCAGCCAATTTAATCAAGCTTTCTCCAATGCGAGAGAATTATGATGAGTTGATCCGTTTTTTTGGAAGAGCTAGCTTGAAGCCTGTTGAGGGAATGGAATTGAATGCAGAGTATACTTTTGAAAAGAAAAGAACAGAAGTACAGGACCCTTCCTATACCCCTACCATGATTAATCCTGCTACTTTGGCGGTTAGTCCATACCAGGCAAGTCAATCTTCCTATTTTACGAATAGCTGGAAAAGAAACTATCATGCTGTAAACTTGTATGGTAAGTATGATAAACAGCTGGGTGATAATGATTTTCATTTTATGTTGGGGATGAACCAACAGGTATCTGTTGCGGAGTCATTTAGTGCTTCACGTCAAATGTTAATATCTCCAGATAACCCTGGGCTTTCTACTTCTACTGGTGTTATTAATGTCAATGATAGTTACACTGACTATGGAATTATCGGGTTCTTTGGGAGAGTAGATTATGCTTTGAAAGATCGGTACTTGTTGGAGCTTAACGGTCGATATGATGGTTCTTCGAGATTTCCAGAAGGAGATCGTTTTGGATTCTTCCCTTCAGTGGCGGCTGCTTGGAAAGTAAGTAGTGAGCCTTTTATGGCAGGTATAGCCCAGTCGATTACCAACCTGAAACTTAGAGCGTCTTGGGGAGAGATTGGAAACCAGGCCATTCAAGATACGTGGGGGAATTATCCTTATCTACCAACTATGTCTACTTATAACGCTGCTTGGATTGATGTAGATGCTGGAACAAGAGCGGTGAGCTTAAGTGCACCAGATCTAGTAAGTGCGAGTTATACTTGGGAAAGAGTGAGGACATTGAACCTTGGAGTTGATTTTGGTTTGTTTGACAATAAATTGTATACCGCTTTTGATTGGTACAATAGACAGACTTTGGATATGCTTGCCCCAGGATCACAACTACCTAACGTGTTAGGTGCATCGGCTCCATTGCAAAATGTGGCTGATTTGAAAACAGTAGGTTGGGAGCTAGATATCAAATGGAGAGAAAACCATGGCGCTTTTGATTATAGCCTAGGCTTTAATCTTTATGACAATTCAACAGAGATCACAAAGTTTAAAAACGAAGCTGGGCTATTGAGTCAGTATTATGTTGGACGAATGGCTGGTGAGATTTGGGGCTTTACTACAGATGGTTATTATACAGTTGATGATTTTGTGGAAGGGTCGTTGGATGCCAATCTGATGAATGGACAGTTAGTAGAGGGAGTGCCTGCATATAATGGGGTGAATCCAAACCCTGGAGATGTTAAATATGCTGATTTAAATGGTGATGGAGAAATCTTTACGGGTAACAGCACTCTTTCAGATCCAGGTGACCGTTCCATTATTGGTAACAATACCAGACGATTTGAATTTGGATTAAATGGATCGGCTTCCTATAAGAACTTTGATTTTTCCTTGTTTATCCGAGGGATAGGTAAGAGAGATTTGTGGATCAGTAATCCAGTTGTCTTCCCATATACCTTTGAATTTACAACTATTTATAAACACCAGTTAGATTACTGGACTCCAGAAAATACTGATGCTTTCTATCCTAGAAACTATCCTAATGGTGGAGGAAATTACGGTGGTAACTTAAGGACACAGACGAAGTATCTATCCAATGGAGCGTATTTGAGGGTTCAAAATATCACATTAGGTTACTCATTTGACAGGGACTTATTGGATAAGTTGAGGATTAATCGACTTAGGTTGTATGTGTCAGGAGAAAACCTGTTCAATTTTGATCATTTACCTGATGGCTTGAATGCAGAGCTGACCAATGTCAGCCAAGGGGGGAATTATCCTTTTATCAAAAAGGTATCTGTTGGACTTAATGTGACACTTTAA